A DNA window from Streptococcus sp. LPB0220 contains the following coding sequences:
- a CDS encoding glycosyltransferase, producing the protein MSKKAVVFSANLSYMEKLETAMKSLCAHQDRLKIYVLNEDLPTEWFTIMNQRLRQLDSEVINCRMSPEQFQSFSLPSDHIHYATYFRYAIPEIVEEERILYLDCDMIFTQDLSPLFEVDLKGYGLGAVVDKPTTIDGFNAGLLVIDKTWWQEHQVTEALFDLTREHHQHVYGDQGILNLYFKDAWFPLPWTYNLQVGSDKDQYLYGDLDWYEAFQGIPAVIHYTSHNKPWTSKRFNRFREQWWFYYALSWEEILLRKPILKQTYQELVGEFPYHAAIYTHTADIHELETLLKELPDVAIHVLAHSHFGFNLVQLERYPNLFLYPSFDPLTSRKVLEKLDFYLDINPYDEVDQMTQRIHQLGLPIFSFEGTNHVENGENQVFADDQVQEMVAAIRDYLKRNEKKHGNK; encoded by the coding sequence ATGAGTAAAAAAGCTGTCGTGTTTTCAGCCAATCTGTCTTATATGGAAAAGTTGGAAACCGCTATGAAGTCACTGTGTGCCCATCAGGACCGGTTGAAAATTTATGTCTTAAATGAAGATCTACCAACTGAGTGGTTTACTATCATGAATCAGCGCTTGCGCCAGTTGGATTCAGAAGTGATCAATTGTCGGATGTCTCCCGAGCAATTCCAGTCCTTTTCGCTTCCAAGTGACCATATTCACTATGCGACCTATTTCCGTTACGCTATTCCAGAGATTGTGGAGGAAGAGCGAATCCTCTATTTGGATTGTGACATGATCTTTACACAGGATTTATCGCCTTTATTTGAGGTTGATCTAAAAGGTTATGGACTGGGGGCAGTGGTAGATAAGCCAACGACGATAGATGGATTTAATGCTGGACTTTTGGTGATTGATAAGACTTGGTGGCAAGAGCACCAAGTGACAGAGGCACTTTTTGACCTTACTCGTGAACACCATCAACATGTTTATGGAGATCAAGGAATTTTGAATCTGTATTTCAAAGATGCGTGGTTTCCATTACCTTGGACCTATAATTTACAAGTAGGATCTGATAAGGATCAGTACCTCTATGGGGACTTGGATTGGTATGAAGCCTTTCAAGGGATTCCTGCGGTCATTCATTACACTTCTCATAATAAACCATGGACCTCCAAACGCTTCAATCGTTTTCGGGAACAATGGTGGTTTTACTATGCCCTCTCTTGGGAGGAAATTTTGCTTCGAAAACCGATTTTGAAGCAAACCTATCAAGAGTTAGTGGGAGAATTTCCTTATCATGCTGCCATTTATACCCATACAGCAGATATCCACGAGTTGGAGACGTTGTTAAAAGAGTTGCCAGACGTAGCGATTCATGTCCTTGCCCATAGCCATTTTGGTTTTAATTTGGTGCAATTGGAACGCTACCCCAACCTCTTTCTTTATCCCTCTTTTGATCCCTTGACCAGTCGAAAGGTCCTAGAAAAATTGGATTTCTATCTGGATATCAATCCCTATGATGAGGTGGATCAGATGACGCAAAGGATCCATCAATTGGGCTTACCGATTTTCTCTTTTGAAGGAACCAATCATGTGGAGAATGGAGAGAATCAAGTGTTTGCGGATGATCAGGTGCAGGAGATGGTGGCAGCGATTCGCGATTATTTAAAGAGAAATGAGAAGAAGCATGGAAACAAATGA
- a CDS encoding cysteine hydrolase family protein — translation MTKALISIDYTVDFVADDGKLTAGAPAQAISETIAQVTQLAFDQGAYVFFAIDAHDVEDPFHPESKLFPPHNIIGTSGRDLYGPLADFYQEHKADPRVFWMDKRHYSAFSGTDLDIRLRERHVDTVILTGVLTDICVLHTAVDAYNLGYQIEVVEPAVASLTPENHQFALNHFKHVLGASLVDDALAVLETK, via the coding sequence ATGACTAAAGCCTTGATTTCAATTGACTACACTGTCGATTTCGTAGCAGATGATGGTAAGCTTACGGCAGGTGCTCCTGCACAAGCCATTTCTGAGACCATTGCTCAGGTGACCCAATTGGCCTTTGACCAAGGAGCCTATGTCTTTTTTGCCATTGATGCGCATGACGTAGAGGATCCATTTCATCCTGAAAGCAAGCTCTTCCCACCTCATAATATCATTGGGACCAGTGGACGTGATTTGTACGGCCCTTTGGCAGATTTTTATCAGGAGCATAAAGCGGATCCACGCGTCTTTTGGATGGATAAACGTCATTATTCTGCTTTTTCAGGAACGGACCTAGATATCCGCCTGCGGGAACGCCATGTAGATACCGTTATTTTGACAGGTGTCTTGACTGATATCTGTGTCCTTCATACAGCGGTTGATGCCTACAATCTCGGCTACCAGATCGAAGTCGTAGAACCTGCAGTGGCGTCGCTCACTCCTGAAAATCACCAGTTTGCCTTGAATCATTTTAAGCATGTCTTAGGGGCAAGCTTGGTAGACGACGCACTAGCTGTATTAGAAACTAAATAA
- the codY gene encoding GTP-sensing pleiotropic transcriptional regulator CodY, giving the protein MANLLEKTRKITSILKRTDEQLQFEMPYNDIAQQLADIIHCNACIINSKGTLLGYFMRYKTNNDRVEAFFQNKKLPEDYAKAASLVYDTEANLDVDHDLSIFPVETKSEFPDGLTTIAPIHVSGIRLGSLIIWRNDKQFADDDLILVEIASTVVGIQMLNYQREEDEKNIRRRTAVNMAVNTLSYSELRAVSAILSELKGNEGQLTASIIADRIGITRSVIVNALRKLESAGIIESRSLGMKGTYLKVLIPDIFEEIKKRDY; this is encoded by the coding sequence ATGGCAAACTTATTAGAAAAGACACGTAAAATTACATCCATCTTGAAACGGACTGATGAACAGTTGCAGTTCGAGATGCCTTATAATGATATTGCCCAGCAATTAGCGGATATTATCCACTGTAATGCCTGTATCATTAATAGCAAGGGAACCCTTCTTGGTTATTTCATGCGTTACAAGACCAACAATGACCGGGTAGAAGCTTTCTTTCAAAATAAAAAATTACCAGAAGATTATGCCAAGGCAGCTAGTTTAGTCTACGATACAGAAGCTAATTTAGATGTGGACCATGATTTGAGTATCTTTCCGGTCGAAACCAAGTCTGAATTTCCTGATGGCTTGACCACCATTGCGCCTATTCATGTTTCTGGGATTCGGTTGGGTTCCTTGATCATTTGGCGCAATGATAAACAGTTTGCGGATGATGATTTGATCTTGGTTGAGATTGCGAGTACCGTGGTAGGAATTCAAATGTTGAACTACCAACGCGAGGAAGACGAGAAGAATATTCGTCGTCGGACAGCGGTGAATATGGCTGTCAATACCTTGTCTTACTCGGAGTTGCGGGCTGTTTCTGCCATCCTTAGTGAATTGAAAGGAAATGAGGGACAGTTGACTGCTTCTATCATCGCGGATCGGATTGGCATTACTCGCTCTGTGATTGTCAATGCACTCCGGAAATTGGAGTCAGCTGGTATTATTGAAAGCCGTTCTCTTGGAATGAAGGGAACCTATCTCAAGGTGTTGATTCCAGATATCTTTGAGGAAATTAAGAAAAGAGATTACTAA
- a CDS encoding pyridoxal phosphate-dependent aminotransferase: protein MKEYNKSSKLEHVAYDIRGPVLEEAMRMRANGEKILRLNTGNPAEFGFTAPDEVIHDLIMNARDSEGYSDSKGIFSARKAIMQYCQLKKIPNVDIDDIYLGNGVSELIVMSMQGLLDNGDEVLVPMPDYPLWTAAVSLAGGNAVHYLCDEEANWYPDIEDIKSKITSNTKAIVVINPNNPTGALYPDEILLEIVEIARQNNLIIFADEIYDRLVMDGEKHTAIASLAPDLFCVSMNGLSKSHRIAGFRVGWMVLSGPKHHVKGYIEGLNMLSNMRLCSNVLSQHVVQTSLGGYQSVDELLLPGGRIYEQRNFIYKAINDIPGLSAVKPKAGLYIFPKIDRDMYRVDDDEQFVLEFLKQEKILLVHGRGFNWKDPDHFRIVYLPRVDELAQIQEKMTRFLKQYKR, encoded by the coding sequence ATGAAGGAATATAATAAATCAAGCAAACTCGAACATGTCGCTTATGATATTCGTGGTCCAGTCTTGGAAGAAGCCATGCGCATGCGAGCAAATGGAGAAAAAATTCTCCGTTTGAATACAGGGAATCCTGCTGAATTTGGCTTTACAGCTCCAGATGAAGTTATCCATGATTTGATCATGAATGCGCGTGATAGTGAAGGCTATTCAGACTCAAAAGGAATCTTTTCAGCCCGCAAGGCTATCATGCAGTACTGCCAGTTGAAAAAAATTCCAAATGTGGATATTGATGATATTTACCTTGGGAATGGAGTGAGTGAGCTGATCGTCATGTCCATGCAAGGACTGCTCGACAATGGGGATGAAGTCTTGGTTCCCATGCCGGACTATCCTCTTTGGACAGCAGCCGTCAGCCTAGCTGGTGGGAATGCGGTTCACTATCTTTGTGATGAAGAAGCAAACTGGTATCCAGATATTGAAGATATCAAGTCGAAAATCACCTCAAACACTAAGGCTATCGTTGTCATCAACCCGAATAACCCAACAGGTGCCCTCTATCCAGATGAGATCCTGCTTGAGATTGTAGAGATCGCTCGTCAAAATAACTTGATCATCTTTGCGGATGAAATTTACGATCGCTTGGTCATGGATGGTGAAAAACACACGGCTATCGCAAGTTTAGCGCCTGATCTCTTCTGTGTGAGTATGAATGGCTTGTCAAAATCTCACCGGATTGCCGGTTTCCGTGTTGGTTGGATGGTTCTGTCCGGACCAAAGCATCACGTGAAGGGCTATATCGAAGGCTTGAACATGTTGTCCAATATGCGTCTTTGTTCAAATGTCTTGTCTCAACATGTTGTGCAAACCTCTCTTGGAGGCTACCAATCCGTGGATGAACTTTTACTTCCAGGTGGTCGAATTTATGAACAACGGAACTTTATCTACAAAGCCATCAATGATATTCCAGGCCTCTCAGCTGTTAAGCCAAAGGCTGGTCTCTATATCTTCCCTAAGATTGATCGGGACATGTACCGCGTGGATGATGACGAGCAATTTGTTTTAGAGTTCTTGAAGCAAGAAAAAATTCTCTTGGTTCATGGCCGTGGCTTTAACTGGAAAGATCCAGATCACTTCCGGATCGTTTACCTTCCACGTGTCGATGAGTTAGCTCAAATTCAAGAAAAAATGACTCGTTTCTTGAAGCAATACAAACGTTAA
- a CDS encoding universal stress protein has translation MSQKYENIMVAVDGSHEAELAFEKGVNVSLRNGSKLTIAHVIDTRALQSVSTFDAEVYEELQEEANELLKGYKERAEKVGVQNVVTVVEMGNPKVLLANDIPSKEGVDLIMVGATGLNAFERLMVGSSSEYILRHAKVDLLVVRDKDKTM, from the coding sequence ATGTCTCAAAAATATGAAAACATCATGGTCGCTGTCGACGGTTCCCATGAAGCAGAATTAGCCTTTGAAAAAGGGGTTAATGTATCTCTTCGCAACGGCTCTAAATTGACTATTGCCCACGTCATCGATACCCGTGCCCTTCAAAGCGTCTCAACTTTTGATGCTGAGGTCTACGAAGAATTGCAAGAAGAAGCCAACGAATTGCTCAAGGGCTACAAGGAACGTGCTGAAAAAGTCGGCGTTCAAAATGTTGTGACTGTTGTAGAAATGGGAAATCCAAAAGTCCTCTTAGCCAATGATATCCCAAGTAAGGAAGGGGTTGACCTTATTATGGTCGGGGCTACCGGACTCAATGCCTTCGAACGTTTAATGGTCGGATCCTCCTCAGAATATATCCTTCGCCACGCCAAAGTAGACTTACTAGTAGTACGTGATAAGGATAAAACCATGTAA
- a CDS encoding Cof-type HAD-IIB family hydrolase, with translation MEIKAVFFDIDGTLVNDSRAVLKSTEKAIQSLKEEGIYVGLATGRGPAFVKPFMERYGFDFAVTYNGQYILTKDRVLFTSPIDKKSLHQLIDYAREHRKEIALGTKDGVFGSRIMSFGMSPISTWSSRFVPRKMARTVSRGFNKVVSKVVPQDQDTLYALAQEPIYQVLILSSPEETAKIEKEFPDLKFTRSSPFAADVLNPGISKLEGIRIVGQEFGFDIDEVMAFGDSDNDLEMLSGVGLSIAMGNGTTSVKAIAKHTTTSNGKDGIQKALQHFGILSEKELFLSKDDHFNKVKTFHGVMDGETQEKPVVWQPQDALYRTMFKQEELVEFVRAASTSEEEFDRSVAALHEALDKAADKVRSKHPAEISMVGQVDALIDTLYLTYGSFVLMGVDPEEVFEIVHRANMGKIFPDGKAHFDPVTHKILKPDDWEEKYAPEPAIKKELDRQLKAYEKHAKQKEAKKDN, from the coding sequence ATGGAAATAAAAGCAGTCTTTTTTGATATCGATGGAACCTTGGTCAATGATAGTCGAGCGGTCCTAAAATCAACAGAAAAAGCCATTCAGTCTTTAAAGGAAGAAGGGATCTATGTAGGTCTTGCGACAGGTCGGGGACCGGCCTTTGTCAAACCGTTTATGGAACGCTATGGTTTTGATTTTGCAGTGACCTATAATGGTCAGTATATTTTGACCAAGGACCGCGTGCTGTTTACTAGCCCAATCGATAAAAAGAGTCTGCACCAACTAATTGACTATGCTCGAGAACACCGTAAGGAAATTGCTCTCGGTACCAAGGATGGGGTATTTGGTTCTCGGATCATGAGTTTTGGGATGAGTCCTATTTCAACCTGGTCCAGTCGCTTTGTGCCCCGTAAAATGGCCCGTACAGTCAGTCGAGGATTTAACAAAGTTGTCAGCAAGGTCGTCCCACAAGATCAGGACACCCTCTATGCACTAGCGCAAGAACCGATCTACCAAGTGTTGATCTTATCGAGTCCAGAAGAGACTGCAAAAATTGAAAAAGAGTTTCCGGATCTGAAATTCACACGGTCTAGTCCATTTGCAGCAGATGTCCTCAACCCAGGCATTTCCAAGTTAGAAGGGATCCGCATCGTTGGTCAGGAATTTGGCTTTGACATCGATGAAGTGATGGCTTTTGGAGATTCTGATAATGACTTAGAGATGCTGTCAGGTGTTGGCTTGTCTATTGCGATGGGAAATGGGACGACCAGTGTCAAGGCAATTGCCAAGCATACCACGACCAGTAATGGCAAGGATGGCATTCAAAAGGCCCTGCAACACTTTGGTATTCTCTCAGAGAAAGAACTCTTTCTTTCTAAGGATGATCACTTCAATAAGGTCAAAACCTTCCATGGTGTGATGGATGGGGAAACCCAGGAGAAACCAGTTGTTTGGCAGCCTCAAGACGCCCTTTATCGAACCATGTTCAAGCAAGAGGAGTTGGTTGAATTTGTCCGAGCAGCTAGCACAAGTGAGGAAGAATTTGACCGCTCGGTAGCAGCTCTTCACGAAGCCTTGGATAAGGCTGCAGATAAGGTTCGGAGCAAGCATCCAGCTGAGATCTCCATGGTAGGGCAGGTTGATGCCTTAATTGATACCCTCTATCTGACTTATGGTAGCTTTGTACTAATGGGAGTTGATCCTGAAGAGGTCTTTGAGATTGTTCACCGGGCCAATATGGGCAAGATTTTCCCAGATGGAAAGGCGCACTTTGATCCAGTAACCCACAAAATTCTGAAGCCAGATGATTGGGAAGAAAAATACGCCCCAGAACCAGCCATCAAAAAAGAACTCGATCGCCAGCTCAAGGCCTACGAAAAACATGCAAAACAAAAAGAAGCAAAAAAAGACAACTAA
- a CDS encoding asparaginase: protein MFKKILALHTGGTISMAADDSGAVITNEVNPMTQVTSPIEGIAVTSEDFFNLPSPQMTPRHMLALYQKIKEEAHNYDGIVITHGTDTLEETAYFLDTMELPEIAVVITGAMRSSNELGSDGVYNFLTALRVAADPKARDKGVLVVMNDEIHAAKYVTKTHTTNVSTFQTPTHGPLGLVMKKEILFFKTAEPRVRFDLDTIDGFVPIIATYAGMKSDLLDMLDLSKLDGLIIEAFGAGNIPKETAHKLQELIDAGLPIALVSRCFNGIAEPVYAYEGGGVQLHQAGVFFIKELNAPKARIKLLIALNAGLKGQELKDYIEG from the coding sequence ATGTTTAAGAAAATTTTAGCACTACATACCGGAGGGACCATTTCGATGGCGGCAGATGACTCTGGGGCAGTGATTACCAATGAAGTCAATCCCATGACCCAAGTTACTTCACCAATTGAAGGGATTGCAGTCACCTCAGAGGACTTCTTCAACCTTCCCAGCCCTCAAATGACCCCCCGTCACATGTTAGCTCTATATCAAAAAATCAAAGAGGAAGCCCACAACTACGACGGCATCGTCATCACTCATGGGACAGATACGCTGGAAGAAACGGCTTATTTCTTGGATACCATGGAGTTACCAGAGATTGCTGTGGTCATTACAGGAGCTATGCGAAGCTCCAATGAGCTCGGAAGCGATGGTGTCTATAATTTTCTGACAGCCCTTCGAGTAGCTGCCGATCCAAAAGCACGCGATAAAGGGGTCTTAGTCGTCATGAACGATGAAATTCATGCGGCTAAGTACGTCACCAAAACTCATACCACCAATGTCAGTACCTTTCAGACACCAACCCACGGTCCACTAGGTTTGGTCATGAAAAAGGAAATCCTCTTCTTTAAAACAGCCGAGCCAAGGGTGCGCTTTGATCTCGATACCATCGATGGTTTCGTTCCGATCATTGCTACCTACGCAGGGATGAAATCCGATCTGCTGGACATGCTGGATCTTTCAAAGCTGGATGGTCTCATTATCGAAGCCTTTGGAGCTGGAAACATCCCTAAAGAAACGGCACATAAACTCCAAGAGCTTATAGATGCAGGCCTTCCAATCGCTTTAGTATCCCGTTGCTTCAATGGAATCGCTGAACCCGTCTACGCATATGAAGGAGGAGGCGTCCAACTCCATCAAGCAGGTGTCTTTTTCATCAAAGAATTAAATGCACCCAAAGCGCGCATCAAACTCCTCATCGCCCTCAATGCCGGCCTAAAAGGACAAGAACTCAAAGACTATATCGAAGGGTAA
- the recG gene encoding ATP-dependent DNA helicase RecG: MNLHQPLSVLPGVGPKSAEKFKKLGIETLEDLLLYFPFRYEDFKTRNVLELEDGEKAVISGVVATPANVQYYGYKRNRLRFSIKQGDQVIAVNFFNQPYLADKIEVQQTVAIFGKWDKAKGSLTGMKLLAQVEDDLQPVYRVTQGVSQNSLVKLIKIAFDQGLDQLLEENLPHILRERYQLMSRSQAVQAMHFPKDLAEYKQALRRVKFEELLFFQLQLQVLKEENHDASQGISLAWNPEKLAERKKQLPFELTQAQENSLNEILTDMASPYHMNRLLQGDVGSGKTVVAGLAMYAAISAGKQAALMVPTEILAEQHKESLQNLFPDLPIALLTGGLKAAEKREVLEEIASGKAQLIVGTHALIQEGVHYQDLGLVIIDEQHRFGVSQRRILREKGQNPDVLMMTATPIPRTLAITAFGDMDVSIIDQMPAGRKEIITRWVKHEQLEVVLDWLVKELGKGSQAYFISPLIEESEALDLKNALALQEELETFFGQRARVSLLHGKMKSEEKDAIMQAFKEHQVDVLVSTTVIEVGVNVPNATVMVIMDADRFGLSQLHQLRGRVGRGNKQSYAILVANPKTDSGKQRMKIMTETTNGFVLAEEDLKMRGSGEIFGTRQSGIPEFQVADLVEDYPILEEARKVASKIVATPDWREHPDWHLLSLYLEKKEHLD; encoded by the coding sequence ATGAATCTACACCAACCCTTATCCGTACTTCCTGGAGTCGGTCCAAAATCGGCGGAAAAATTTAAAAAGTTAGGAATTGAAACCTTAGAAGATCTGCTCTTGTATTTCCCCTTTCGCTATGAAGACTTCAAAACGCGCAATGTTTTAGAGTTGGAAGATGGTGAAAAAGCCGTCATCTCTGGGGTAGTAGCAACACCAGCCAATGTCCAATATTATGGCTACAAACGAAATCGCTTGCGTTTTTCGATCAAACAGGGAGACCAGGTCATTGCGGTTAATTTTTTCAACCAACCCTATCTAGCAGACAAAATCGAGGTCCAGCAGACAGTGGCGATCTTTGGAAAATGGGACAAGGCCAAGGGGAGTTTGACAGGAATGAAGCTCCTGGCTCAAGTGGAAGATGATTTGCAGCCGGTCTATCGAGTGACACAAGGAGTGAGCCAAAACAGCCTGGTGAAATTGATCAAAATAGCGTTCGACCAGGGCTTGGACCAGCTTTTAGAAGAGAATCTACCCCACATCTTACGAGAGCGTTATCAACTCATGTCTCGTTCCCAAGCAGTGCAAGCTATGCATTTCCCTAAGGATCTAGCAGAGTATAAGCAAGCTCTTCGCCGGGTAAAATTTGAAGAGCTCCTCTTTTTCCAGTTGCAACTCCAAGTGTTAAAGGAAGAAAACCACGATGCCAGCCAAGGGATTTCCTTGGCCTGGAATCCAGAAAAATTAGCAGAACGAAAAAAACAGCTCCCTTTTGAGCTAACGCAAGCTCAAGAAAACAGCTTGAATGAAATCTTGACAGATATGGCTTCTCCTTATCATATGAATCGCCTCTTACAAGGGGATGTGGGAAGCGGGAAGACAGTCGTGGCCGGTCTTGCCATGTATGCAGCTATTAGTGCTGGTAAGCAAGCTGCCTTGATGGTTCCAACGGAGATTTTGGCAGAGCAGCACAAGGAAAGCTTGCAAAATCTTTTTCCAGATTTGCCAATTGCCCTTCTAACAGGAGGATTAAAGGCGGCTGAGAAACGAGAAGTCTTAGAAGAGATCGCCTCAGGAAAAGCCCAATTGATTGTGGGGACACATGCCTTGATTCAAGAGGGAGTTCACTACCAAGATCTAGGCTTGGTCATTATTGATGAGCAACACCGCTTTGGGGTTTCCCAGCGCCGTATTCTTCGAGAAAAAGGACAAAATCCAGACGTCCTGATGATGACGGCTACCCCTATTCCCCGGACCTTGGCTATTACAGCCTTTGGAGATATGGATGTGTCCATCATTGATCAGATGCCTGCGGGACGCAAGGAAATCATCACACGTTGGGTCAAGCATGAGCAGTTAGAAGTGGTCCTCGACTGGTTAGTCAAAGAACTTGGCAAAGGTTCTCAAGCCTACTTTATTTCTCCATTGATTGAGGAGTCAGAGGCGCTAGATTTGAAAAACGCCCTTGCCCTCCAAGAAGAGCTAGAGACCTTCTTTGGACAGCGAGCACGCGTTTCTCTGCTTCACGGGAAGATGAAAAGTGAAGAAAAAGATGCCATCATGCAGGCCTTTAAAGAGCACCAAGTCGATGTTTTGGTGTCTACGACCGTTATTGAAGTAGGAGTCAACGTACCCAATGCAACCGTTATGGTCATTATGGATGCAGATCGGTTTGGTCTTAGCCAACTTCACCAGCTACGAGGCCGGGTTGGTCGGGGAAACAAGCAATCCTATGCTATTCTAGTAGCCAATCCTAAGACAGATAGTGGCAAGCAGCGCATGAAAATCATGACAGAGACAACCAATGGGTTTGTGCTGGCGGAAGAAGATTTGAAAATGCGGGGTTCAGGTGAAATCTTTGGAACCCGTCAATCTGGGATCCCAGAATTTCAAGTGGCGGATTTGGTAGAAGATTATCCCATTCTGGAAGAAGCGCGGAAAGTTGCCAGCAAGATCGTAGCCACGCCAGATTGGCGCGAACACCCCGATTGGCATTTGCTCTCGCTTTATTTAGAAAAGAAAGAACATTTAGACTAA
- the alr gene encoding alanine racemase, translating into MKASKHRPTVARVDLDAIAFNVQQVSDHIPSQALKYAVVKANAYGHGVVAVTKKLAPQVDGFCVSNMDEALEIREEGLQHPILILGVVPSETVNLAKEHDIRLTVASLAWLDQLLGQEADLSGLKIHIKVDSGMGRIGFRRIEDIKEAERLLLAAGAEIEGIFTHFATADEADDRKFQAQYQFFKEVLAALEILPPIVHASNSATSLWHADTIFTAVRLGDVMYGLNPSGSVLALPYEIKPALSLVSELVHVKQLEAGQDIGYGATYTTEEPQWIGTIPIGYADGWIREMQNFHVLIKGDYCPIVGRVSMDQITVRLPEELPLGTKVTLIGRDGEKEITATEVADYRGTINYEVVCLLSDRIPRDYTGEE; encoded by the coding sequence ATGAAAGCAAGTAAACATAGACCAACTGTTGCTAGAGTCGATTTGGATGCCATTGCCTTTAATGTGCAACAAGTCAGTGACCATATTCCAAGTCAAGCCTTGAAATATGCAGTCGTCAAGGCCAACGCCTATGGTCATGGGGTCGTTGCGGTGACCAAAAAATTGGCGCCTCAGGTAGATGGTTTTTGTGTTTCCAATATGGATGAAGCCCTCGAAATCCGTGAAGAAGGCTTGCAACACCCTATTTTGATTTTGGGAGTTGTGCCAAGTGAAACAGTGAATCTAGCCAAAGAGCATGACATCCGCTTAACGGTGGCGAGTCTTGCTTGGTTGGATCAATTGCTTGGACAAGAAGCAGATCTTTCAGGATTGAAGATCCATATCAAGGTGGATTCAGGAATGGGGCGGATTGGATTCCGAAGAATCGAAGATATCAAAGAGGCTGAACGCCTCCTCTTAGCAGCTGGAGCTGAAATTGAAGGGATCTTTACTCATTTTGCAACAGCAGATGAGGCAGATGATCGAAAATTTCAAGCGCAATACCAGTTTTTCAAAGAAGTATTGGCTGCTCTTGAAATCCTTCCTCCTATTGTCCATGCGAGTAATTCAGCCACTTCTTTGTGGCATGCGGATACGATTTTCACAGCTGTGCGCTTGGGAGATGTCATGTACGGTTTGAATCCGAGCGGATCTGTGTTAGCCTTGCCTTATGAAATCAAGCCAGCCTTGAGTTTGGTGAGTGAGTTAGTTCATGTGAAACAGTTAGAAGCTGGTCAAGATATTGGCTACGGAGCAACCTATACGACGGAAGAACCCCAATGGATCGGGACGATACCTATTGGCTATGCGGATGGTTGGATCCGGGAAATGCAAAATTTCCATGTGCTGATTAAGGGGGACTATTGTCCTATTGTTGGTCGCGTTTCGATGGATCAGATTACTGTTCGCCTTCCAGAAGAATTGCCTCTGGGGACCAAGGTTACCCTAATTGGCCGAGATGGAGAAAAAGAAATTACGGCAACAGAGGTTGCAGATTACCGTGGGACCATTAATTATGAAGTGGTCTGTCTCTTGAGTGATCGGATTCCTCGTGACTATACAGGTGAAGAATAA
- the acpS gene encoding holo-ACP synthase — MIKGHGIDIESIAAIEKAYQKNTRFAEKVLTEAERERFEELSGKRKMEYLTGRWSAKEAFSKAMGTGIGPVGFQDLEILNDAHGAPYFSKSPFSGKVWISISHKGDLVSTSVILEEENESK, encoded by the coding sequence ATGATCAAAGGACATGGCATCGATATCGAATCGATCGCTGCGATTGAAAAAGCCTATCAGAAGAATACTCGATTCGCTGAAAAAGTCTTAACCGAGGCTGAGCGAGAGCGCTTTGAGGAATTGTCTGGAAAACGGAAAATGGAATATTTAACGGGCCGATGGTCCGCCAAAGAAGCCTTTTCAAAGGCAATGGGAACAGGGATTGGACCAGTTGGTTTTCAAGATTTAGAAATTTTAAATGATGCCCACGGAGCTCCCTATTTTTCCAAGTCTCCTTTTTCTGGGAAGGTATGGATTTCGATCAGTCATAAGGGAGACCTAGTGTCGACCAGTGTCATTTTGGAGGAAGAAAATGAAAGCAAGTAA